In the genome of Telluria beijingensis, one region contains:
- a CDS encoding bifunctional 2',3'-cyclic-nucleotide 2'-phosphodiesterase/3'-nucleotidase: MAFAPLLLILPVHAAQAPNGATAVLAVLETSDLHSNVVGYDYYKLAPDASIGFDRTATLIRQARKEFANTLLLDNGDTIQGTAFADYQALVKAPGCDQVLGIYKIMNALGYEGGTLGNHEFNYGLPFLNQVTGSSFKVKGVEPQAKPCAGPDFPLVLANIHSLQTNEPLFAPYKIIDKKIVARDADGKQVESTVKVGIIGFTPPDIMSWDKRWLEGRVKPVDVKASAERYIPEMRKKGAELVVVLGHAGLDDASYSPTMENTNWHLARVPGVDVVLMGHAHQLFPNKDSTVAQFNLPGVDKVRGLVHGVPAVMPSQWGKHLGVIQLHLKSDGKRWTVEKDKTLVEARSTQVAPKTFVEPDAEVTALVRAEHEATIAYVKTPVGKSGFRMTTYFADVGDPSALEVVNRAQAEYVVKYVQANLPQYAQLPVLSVTAPFKAGFPTVADYTDVPAGDLALNNAADLYLFPNSLYAVKVNGAGLKAWLETAAGRFNTIDPSKSEPQELVNNRFPSFNFDTITSPDVRYEIDVTRAPGDRIRKLAYKGKPVEAKQEFLVATNNYRASGGGGFPGLDGSNVVLASPDNNRDILIDYIRNAKELSRKSQGAARSWRFAPVKTAGPVVFHSAPGLVALAQEAGIDNVSQLKADDGAGKGTALYAVDLSK; the protein is encoded by the coding sequence ATGGCCTTCGCGCCGCTGCTGCTCATCCTCCCCGTCCACGCCGCCCAGGCCCCGAACGGTGCGACCGCCGTGCTGGCCGTGCTCGAGACCTCCGACCTGCACTCGAACGTGGTCGGTTATGACTATTACAAGCTGGCGCCGGACGCCTCGATCGGCTTCGACCGTACCGCCACGCTCATCAGGCAGGCGCGCAAGGAATTCGCCAACACGCTGCTGCTCGACAATGGCGACACGATCCAGGGTACGGCCTTCGCCGACTACCAGGCGCTGGTCAAGGCTCCGGGCTGCGACCAGGTGCTGGGCATCTATAAAATCATGAACGCGCTCGGCTACGAGGGCGGCACGCTGGGCAACCACGAATTCAACTACGGACTGCCGTTCCTGAACCAGGTCACCGGCAGCAGCTTCAAGGTGAAGGGTGTCGAGCCTCAGGCCAAGCCCTGCGCCGGGCCGGATTTCCCGCTGGTGCTGGCCAATATCCACAGCCTGCAGACGAACGAGCCGCTGTTCGCGCCGTACAAGATCATCGACAAGAAGATCGTCGCGCGTGACGCCGACGGCAAGCAGGTCGAGAGCACGGTGAAAGTCGGCATCATCGGCTTCACGCCGCCGGACATCATGTCGTGGGACAAACGCTGGCTGGAGGGCCGCGTCAAGCCGGTCGACGTCAAGGCCAGCGCCGAGCGCTATATCCCCGAGATGCGCAAGAAGGGCGCCGAACTGGTGGTGGTGCTGGGCCATGCGGGCCTCGATGACGCCAGCTATTCGCCGACGATGGAAAACACCAACTGGCACCTTGCCAGGGTGCCGGGCGTGGACGTGGTGCTGATGGGCCATGCGCACCAGCTGTTCCCGAACAAGGACAGCACCGTCGCGCAATTCAACCTGCCGGGCGTGGACAAGGTGCGTGGGCTGGTGCACGGCGTGCCGGCCGTGATGCCGAGCCAGTGGGGTAAGCATCTTGGGGTGATTCAACTTCACCTGAAATCGGACGGCAAGCGCTGGACGGTCGAGAAGGACAAGACCTTGGTCGAGGCGCGTTCGACCCAGGTCGCGCCAAAAACCTTCGTCGAGCCGGATGCCGAGGTGACGGCGCTGGTGCGCGCCGAGCACGAGGCGACCATCGCCTATGTGAAGACGCCGGTGGGCAAGTCAGGCTTCCGCATGACGACGTATTTCGCCGACGTCGGCGACCCGTCGGCGCTGGAAGTGGTGAACCGCGCTCAGGCGGAGTATGTGGTCAAATACGTGCAGGCCAACCTGCCGCAGTACGCGCAATTGCCGGTGCTGTCGGTGACGGCGCCGTTCAAGGCCGGTTTCCCGACCGTGGCCGATTACACCGACGTGCCGGCGGGCGACCTGGCGCTGAACAATGCGGCCGACCTGTACCTATTCCCGAACTCGCTGTATGCGGTGAAGGTGAATGGCGCGGGCCTGAAGGCATGGCTGGAAACCGCCGCGGGGCGCTTCAACACCATCGATCCATCGAAGAGCGAGCCGCAGGAACTGGTCAACAACCGCTTCCCGAGCTTTAATTTCGATACCATCACCTCGCCAGACGTGCGTTACGAGATCGACGTGACGCGCGCACCGGGCGACCGGATCCGCAAACTGGCCTATAAAGGCAAGCCGGTCGAGGCGAAGCAGGAATTCCTGGTCGCGACCAATAACTATCGTGCCAGCGGCGGTGGCGGCTTCCCGGGCCTGGACGGCAGCAATGTGGTGCTGGCGTCGCCGGACAATAACCGCGATATCCTGATCGACTACATCCGTAATGCGAAGGAGTTGAGCCGCAAATCGCAGGGTGCGGCGCGTAGCTGGCGCTTTGCGCCAGTCAAGACAGCGGGGCCGGTGGTGTTCCATTCGGCGCCTGGACTGGTCGCGCTGGCGCAGGAGGCGGGGATCGATAATGTCAGCCAGTTGAAAGCTGATGATGGCGCTGGCAAGGGCACGGCCTTGTACGCGGTCGATCTGTCGAAGTAA
- a CDS encoding DUF2288 domain-containing protein — MKTKPENDTELHDKINRETGRVKWSELERHFASGSVIWVSEALDLIDVALRIAHDDREAVTRWMNEGSVAKVSDAQAQGWLEADEVLWASVVSPFVLVQPEKKQLH; from the coding sequence ATGAAAACCAAACCCGAGAACGACACCGAACTGCACGACAAGATCAACCGCGAGACTGGCCGCGTCAAATGGAGCGAGCTCGAACGCCACTTCGCCAGCGGCTCGGTGATCTGGGTCAGCGAGGCGCTGGACCTGATCGACGTCGCCCTGCGCATCGCGCACGACGATCGCGAGGCCGTGACGCGCTGGATGAACGAAGGCAGCGTGGCCAAGGTCAGCGATGCGCAGGCGCAGGGCTGGCTGGAGGCGGACGAGGTGTTGTGGGCGTCGGTGGTGAGCCCATTCGTGCTGGTGCAGCCCGAGAAGAAGCAACTGCATTGA
- the prfB gene encoding peptide chain release factor 2 (programmed frameshift), whose product MEAERINAISALLNDLTGREAELRRYLDFDKKSEKLEQVNQEMEDPSIWNDPKKAQEMGKEKKALEGVVHVLEKAKADLADARDLFDMAREEGDDDTIEAVSGDLDEVQKVIEAMEFRRMFSNPMDHANCFIDIQAGAGGTEAQDWASMLLRQYLRYCERKGFKAEILEQSEGEVAGIKTATIKVDGEYAYGHLRTETGVHRLVRKSPFDSANGRHTSFTSLFVYPEVDDSIEIEINPADVRIDTYRASGAGGQHINKTDSAVRLTHGPSGIVVQCQNDRSQHRNKAEAWDMLRAKLYELELRNRMSEQQKLEDSKTDVGWGHQIRSYVLDQSRIKDLRTGFETGNTKNVLDGDLDDFISASLKQNV is encoded by the exons ATGGAAGCCGAACGCATCAACGCCATTTCCGCCCTGCTGAACGACCTGACCGGTCGCGAGGCCGAACTTCGGAGGTATCTT GACTTCGATAAGAAGTCGGAGAAACTAGAACAGGTCAACCAGGAGATGGAAGATCCATCGATCTGGAACGACCCGAAGAAAGCCCAGGAAATGGGCAAAGAGAAGAAGGCGCTGGAAGGCGTCGTGCACGTGCTCGAAAAGGCCAAGGCCGACCTGGCGGACGCGCGCGACCTGTTCGACATGGCGCGCGAAGAAGGCGACGACGACACCATCGAAGCGGTGTCCGGCGACCTCGACGAAGTGCAGAAGGTCATCGAGGCGATGGAATTCCGCCGCATGTTCAGCAACCCGATGGACCACGCGAACTGCTTCATCGACATCCAGGCCGGCGCCGGCGGCACCGAGGCGCAGGACTGGGCCTCGATGCTGCTGCGTCAATACCTGCGCTACTGCGAACGCAAGGGCTTCAAGGCCGAGATCCTCGAACAGTCCGAGGGCGAGGTCGCGGGCATCAAGACCGCCACCATCAAGGTCGACGGCGAGTACGCCTATGGCCACCTGCGCACCGAGACCGGCGTGCACCGCCTGGTGCGCAAGTCGCCGTTCGACTCGGCCAACGGCCGCCACACCTCGTTCACCTCGCTGTTCGTGTATCCGGAAGTGGACGACTCGATCGAGATCGAGATCAACCCGGCCGACGTGCGCATCGACACCTACCGCGCTTCGGGCGCCGGCGGTCAGCACATCAACAAGACCGATTCGGCAGTGCGCCTGACCCACGGCCCGTCGGGCATCGTCGTCCAGTGCCAGAACGACCGCTCGCAGCACCGCAACAAGGCCGAGGCCTGGGACATGCTGCGCGCCAAGCTGTATGAACTCGAACTGCGCAACCGCATGAGCGAGCAGCAGAAGCTCGAAGATTCGAAGACCGACGTCGGCTGGGGCCACCAGATCCGTTCGTATGTTCTCGACCAGTCGCGCATCAAGGACTTGCGTACCGGTTTCGAGACCGGCAATACCAAGAACGTGCTGGACGGCGACCTGGACGATTTCATCTCGGCCTCCCTCAAGCAGAACGTGTAA
- a CDS encoding RES family NAD+ phosphorylase — protein sequence MGRPQPRLTLLRQNDTCRLIPSRFADMEDSVLAPLADSDDILRDLFELDNATNDRLRGESGLLPGIGMDELVFGLPNFRIVNAAFTYARPEGSRFNDGERGAWYCGFDTATSLAEVIFHKTVEYAEIDRFDDSVSYQCLLADFSASFHDLRGMAAYADCLDPGSYVASQALANALLDDGSMGVIYPSVRHPDGTCLACFRPALVGNVRKAQTYRLTWAASPHPAVEIL from the coding sequence GTGGGAAGGCCGCAGCCGCGGCTGACGCTGCTGCGCCAGAACGACACCTGCCGCCTGATTCCCTCGCGCTTCGCCGACATGGAAGATTCGGTGCTGGCGCCGCTGGCCGACAGCGACGACATCCTGCGCGACCTGTTCGAACTCGATAACGCGACCAACGACCGCCTGCGCGGCGAGTCCGGGCTGTTGCCCGGCATCGGCATGGACGAACTGGTGTTCGGCCTGCCCAACTTCCGCATCGTCAATGCGGCCTTCACCTATGCCCGGCCCGAGGGCAGCCGCTTCAACGACGGCGAGCGCGGCGCCTGGTATTGCGGCTTCGACACCGCGACCTCGCTGGCCGAGGTCATCTTCCACAAAACGGTGGAATATGCCGAGATCGACCGCTTCGACGACAGCGTCAGCTACCAGTGCCTGCTGGCCGACTTCAGCGCCAGCTTCCACGACCTGCGCGGCATGGCGGCCTATGCCGACTGCCTCGATCCGGGCAGCTATGTCGCCTCGCAGGCGCTGGCGAACGCGCTACTCGACGACGGCTCGATGGGCGTCATCTATCCCAGTGTGCGTCATCCCGACGGCACCTGCCTGGCCTGCTTCCGGCCTGCGCTGGTCGGCAACGTGCGCAAGGCGCAGACCTATCGGTTAACATGGGCAGCCTCGCCGCATCCTGCGGTCGAGATTCTTTGA